One Aegilops tauschii subsp. strangulata cultivar AL8/78 chromosome 2, Aet v6.0, whole genome shotgun sequence genomic window, GGAAAAACTTGAGCCAGAGTCCAAAGTGGGACTCAAAGCAGAGGAACACCTCACAAAAAGTGACATAGCAGATGATGTGGAGAATGAAGTTGGGGGTGAGGTTGTGGAACTGAAgaacataaaagtaaagaataCCTCGAAGGAAGGGATGGATAGGAAAATCCAAAACCTCAGAGGAGATGGGATGTAAAAATGATGCGCTTGCCGATGCGAGGCTCGGGGACTGACGTAGGAGAGACCTGCCGGTCCTTTGACGAGCGGAGAGCGGGCCCGGGCGACCTCAGGCACCGGGATGTACCCAGCGTGTCCTAGAGCGCGACAATGTCCTCCTTGGTGATGAGGGAGGATCACCATAGCCCCTTGTGCTTGCGGCTTCTGTCTTTCTCTGACTACTTTCTGGCTCCTCATGGTGGCCTTTGGGCCGCCCTTCGAAGGCTTCGCCGCCATGGTGTGACCACCTTCAGCGACCATCTACTGAAAGGAGCAAAGGTAAGAGGAAACGAGAAGCTTTTTCGAGGCTCTAgttgggcactggagctcgaggATGACGAAGGCGAGAGCAAGATTGGAAGTGTAAAGCTAAGTTTCTCGCACCTTTGGCCTTTTCTGAGCAAGTAAGAATGCAGATTAGTCGCGTGGTAGTAATTTCACGAGTTCCCCATACGATGTGCGTTAAGCGCGTGTGGGAATCAAGGGGTTTGTTAATGATGTCGCTACATATCCGGGGCATGATCTCTTTATTGATGGGACACACCAAATGGCAGTGGCCTCGAGCCACGCTAGCATGTTTATGATGACATCTGAAATGACTGCACGACTCTGCAAAGCGTGATGATGGTTCATGTCGGTCAAAGCTACCATGGCAGGACTGAATCGTCATCCTTATCTAGGCACGGTAAGGCTTCACTATCAAGGCAGTTATGCGCAAGGGAAGTCCTTGGAGCCTGAGGAACTCCTCGGAAACGGTAAAGTTCATGTAAAAGGGTTTTTGGAAATTGTGAAGGACTCCTCGGATGCCCACAAATATACCTCCTCGGTGAAAATTTATCACTTCGGAAAAAGGCATGGACAACTTATAGAACCAACTTGCAAGATCGATAACCGAAAATGGAGAAGAACTCAGAAGGACCGTTGAGCGTCCTCCACTAGAAGACCAGTTTAGGGACTACTtatggtgtcctggactagggggtgcTTTCCATGCTGGTTCCCGACCAGGTGGGTCAGGCCGAGGACCCCCAAGATTATCAACTAGCGGGCCCCGATCATCGGGCCAAGCAAAGCCAAGATGGAATGTTCCGAAGACTTGGCGCATACTCCAAGACTTAGATGTTGTCTTCGTTGTGATTACCCCTAGATGTAACCGACCTATGTGTAAACCCTAGGTACTCCTGGTATCTATATAAGCCAAGGGGTGGGGGTCGTAGACGACAATTCTCATACACAAacaatctcatggtagatcagCGTGTAACTTGTACTCCCTCCAAACCAATACAATCAAAGCATGATGTAGGGTATtgtctcttcgagagagcccgaacaTGGGTCAATTATGTGTCTATGTTAGCATCATACGAAGGCTACCAGCTCGGGACTCCCTACCGAAGGTGTGCTAGATTTGACTCCCACAGTTGTGGAGaaagccccaaccttgtttgtaaaggttccgGTTGCCACCTTCAAGGGCGCTGCTAGTAGATTTGCGGCaccttgcattgtgcgagggcatAAAGAGAATAGGGTGACTCTGTGGGACGCttgggagcattgtgcctccacaccccTCCAATGAAGACGTACCTCCCCCAAAGGCGGAAACTTTGGAAACACATCGTCTTCTTCGTCTCCACTTGTAGTTATCTCATTCCTTTACTTGTTGCTAGCTTCTGCCTTGTCTTTAACTCATGTTAGCTTGTGTTGCTCGTTCCGCTTATCATATAGATTGTCCACTTAGTTGAATATCTAGACGACCTATCATTTTGTTGAGCCTAAAATTTGCAAAAGAGATTAAAATTGTTAGTCGCCTATTCAACCCCCACCCCTTCTAGTCAACCATACTGATCCTTTCACAAGGCACGTCGTCTATTGGCCAAGTACTCGACAGAAAAAGGAGCAATAGGAAAAGACTTCAGAATGACCGAGGAAGCAAACACTTAGGCCGTTATGACACAGATTAAAGTAAAGGCCTTAACATCCCCCAAGGTCGGTGAAGCTAGACGTAAAAAACTTAGAACGATCAAATCAAACAAAGAAAAAACATCTTTATTCAACACATTTATAATGCCTAACCGAGCTAAGCAAATTCTTAAAAAAAATTAAGCATGAAAGTTACTTAGATGCTTTATGCTCTCGTTGTTAATGACGTTGTCCGGCCTTGAGACAGCTCGAGATCCCAGCCCCCAAGTTGGTCTCGATGTGGCGGAGTGAGGAGGTCGACTCGACGAAGTGGCGGCATAGCACGGTTGACGCTGCGAGTCGAAGCCTACGGTCCAGCTGACATGATGAAGCAGGTCGCCGGGGTGAAGTTGGAGCCCCCAAAGTAGGTCGATGAAGTGACGACACAGCACGATTGACGTTGCGAATTGAAGCCTCCGGTCTAGCTGACATGACGAAGCGGGTCGGCGGGGTGACGTTGGAGCCCCTAGAGTAGGTTGATGAAGTGACGACACAACACAGTTGATGCTGCGAGTCGAAACCTTTGGTCCAGCTGACATGACGAAGCAGGTCAGCGGGGCGACGTTGGAGCCCCCAGAGTAGGTCGATGAAGTGATGACGCCGAAGCCCTTAACTCCTTGAGCCAGCCGAGGTGGCGGGGGCAAATCGATGAGGTGACGCTAGAGCCCTCACGTCAGCCGACGTGACGGAGCAGGCTGGGATGGTGGACGTCGGCATGATATGAAGTGATGACGCGGCGATGCCGACACAGGTCGGAATTCGTGACGGAATCGATGTTGGCTTGCTGAAGTGATGGTTGACCTGTGCAATCCATGGGGCGGCTATGTGgtcgtcccccccccccccccccccccccccccccccaacgctcCGAGGACGGCACAACCCGCTCATCTCTGCCACGTGACGTGGCACCATGATATTGGTCCCGGTGTAGCTGCGAGGTTCTtgtcagaaatcaaccgtccaggAGACGTTTGTTTCCAGATTAAAAATCGACGTCAGATTTTTATCGATTCCGTTAAAGCATTTTGAATTTTATTTATAGACCCAGTTTTCTTACAGCTATTTCTAGACCCGGTTCATAGCACCACTTTCACAGATGGTTCTAGACCTCGGAACGAGCAGCTAACGGACGGTCCAGATACGCCCTCCTTCAGCGGGGGTCCACACGGACACTGGCACGCGCAAGTTGCCCGCGATTGATTGACGCCAACGTCAGCCTCCGCCTCCACCTCCCACCTCCACGTCTATTAAACGCAGCCGCCTCCTGCTTCTCGCCTTCCCCACCAAATTTCCGCCGAAGCAGAAAAAGCATCGTCTCGTCGAGGAATCAACAGCCATGGGCGGCGGCAACGCGCAGAAGTCCAAGATGGCGAGGGAGAGGAACCTCGAGAAGCTGAAGGGCGGCAAGGGTAACGGAGCTAATTCCCCCTTCTCTTGGTCGTCAGATCTTGTTGGTCTTCCTGATCTGATCCTGTCGGTGTTTTTTCTTCTGATCCTTCGCAGGGAGCCAGCTCGAGGCCAACAAGAAGGCCATGAACATCCAGGTGCGCCGATTAATCCCGCCTATCCAATCGATCGAATCGATCTAACCCTCTCTAGCGATTGGGGATTTTTTTTCCGCTGACGAGACTGTTATCTGTTGAATTTGTTGAAATTACGCCTTTGACTGGGACGGGATGCGTGCCCCGTCAGTTGCAACGAAGATTGGTAGCCTATTTCTCGATAGGACTCTGGGTGGATGGTTTTTTCTTTTTTGTGCGGCGATTATCGGTAGGATTTGGAGCTTATTTCTCAATTGCGCCAAGAGAAACGAAGGGAATCATGTACTTTTGACTGCCAGGACTATAGCTAGCGTATCAACATACTAGTATGCTAGATTACAAGTTAATTGTACCAAAATTGCTCCTTCGGGCATAGATCTGGGGGTATTCTCATCGCATATCGTGCGAATTACAAGTTACTACTAGTTGTTTGTCTGCCTGAGTTCTGCCAAGCAAAGTTGCAACCTTCACAGTGTGTGCGCTGTTTGATGAGTAAGAGACACTTGGTAGTTCAAAGAGATATAATCTGACAGCTTTAAGAGTGTGGCATGTCCGAACCAGCTTTGGACTGCTACCAAGCAAGGCTATGCTTGTGTCTGAAACTAGTTCTGGATGGTACCAGTTAATCATTAGGATCCACGGGGAGGGGTAGCTGGAAGACTCTTGTTAAGTTAGTGTATAATCCCAGTGGATGCGCCCGTTGTTTGCTTACCAACTTGATGGACTGAGCTTGAGATGCCAAATAGCTACATTTCCTTACTGTCGACACAGGTGAAAAATTCTAGTCTCTTGGAGCCCAACTGCTCAGACCTTGAATTAGTAACAAAGTGATGTGGCTCTTGATATAATGTAAAACTGTCCATTGCAGTGTATAATTAGTCTTGACAAAACAATCTTGGCAGTCATGTTGCCTACGAGTTCATCAAATTTCTTGTCTGCCAATGGATGTACACCATATTGGATAGCTGAAATGGTTCTGTGGCTTTGTCTTGCACATCATACCGGTCTAGTGAATACGTTATAAGTTTAGAGATCTTAGAAACATTATTTGCTAAATTGCCCGATCATCTGATCAATGCTTCCTTCCCAATGCAGTGCAAGATATGCATGCAGACTTTCATCTGCACCACCTCTGAAGCAAAGTGCAAGGAGCATGCTGAGGCGAAGCATCCGAAGAGCGACCTCGTCCAGTGCTTCCCCCACCTCAAGCAGTGATATCTGCCCAATCAGATGGAGAGAgagataaaagagagagagaagctGTCATAATCCACCTAGTATTATCATGTTCCGCAATGACTGATTGTTGACCTAAGCTTGGGTCTGAACTCTGGTGTGCTGCTGTCCCAGCTGCTTTGGTTGTGTGCCCATCTACTATGTAATCGTCCTCTATCAGCCTGTTGTGCTACAATATCTTAGTCCTGTGTGGATTTGCTCCTCGTGCTTAGTCAGTATGCTGTCACAAAATTTATCTTTTTGATAATGTTTctcgcttccaatggcaccgaTGCTAGCTTGGTCAGAGCACGGTTTACAGCCAAGCAGCATCAAACATGAGCAGTCTTTTTTTTTTTCGAAAGCAAACACAGATTTCTATTATGATTACTCGCTGGCCATATCACCAGCAACAGCGTCTAGTCAGGTTGCGGAAAGTGGCTAAGCCGAGTCTCATAGCAGCCACTCTCCATATAGACTCCACTTGCAGCTAACACATATGTGCTCCcccgcaaaaaaataaaaaatatgtgCTGCTTTATTGCAACCACGGCTACAATGATTCACACTTACAACATTCAGACCTACATACATCTTAAACTTCACATCTGTAAACAAAGTGCCTAAAGCTGAAAGAGTAGTTGTTACTTGTTATTGCTTCCTTCAGCGTTGTGGAATCTGTTTCAAATATCACTTGTTGGCAGCCCAAATGAGTGGCAGTAATAGTTGCTTGCTGAATGGCCAAAGCTTCAGCATGTAATGGACTGGAGACATGATTCAGATTTCCAGCACCTGCCGCCAGGAGCGTTCCTTGGTCATTCCTGATGGTGAAACCCAACCTTCTGAGTGTGTTTCTCCAGTAAAGGATCCATCTGTGTTTATCTTGAGAATTCCCTTCAGAGGTGGCTTCCACTTATGTTTTGCTTGCTTCCTCATCTCTTCCTTCTTTGTCTTGTCCTTCATGCAAGTCAATTGAAGATGATACTTCCTGTATACATCTTGTGGGTTCATCCTTATTAGCGTTGTTTCTTTCATGCCACCATAACCATTAAAGTAAGCAAACTTTCAAGCATTCGGTTTTCTTTAAAGTGAAAATGTTTTCGAATACTTCCTTTGGGTCATATGACATTCGACTAACTTTAGTCTGATGTGTTCAGGTTGAGATGCTCTCCACAGATTTTTAACTTTTTTGCATTTAAAAAAGAGATGGCCTCCATCCTCACCCAATCTATAACAAAGAGGGCACCTAGTATCAACAGGAATACCTTTTCTATGAAGTTTCATTCGCAAGGGAAGGCTGTATGTCGCAACTCTCCATAAGAAATGCAGTACTTTGTTTGGTAGAGGGAGCGCCCATAACTTCTTCCAGTTGAAGCTTGAGATTTCCCCTTCTGCAATGGAAGTTGATGTTAGCCCTAATACAGAATCTCTAGCTGCACTATCTACAACCACCTTATAAGCTGATTTAGCAGAAAATGATCTTTTTTTTATCATAATGCCATGCAATGAAATCACCTGTATCTTCTTGAATGGGTATTCGCATGATGAGGTTTGCATCCTCATCTGAGAAGGTCTGTTATACCAGCTGCATATCCCATTGGTTTATTATCGGGTTGATCAGATCAGCTACTTTGTCCACCAGATGGTTACCTTTTGGTGTATTGGGCCTCCGTGTGTTTCCTCTAGGAATCCATGGACCAGTCCATATTTTGATCCTTTCTGTTAAATTATGATCCAAATTCTAGTACCGTATTGGACTAGACGTAGTACATACGGTGTGTGCCTTTGCGTTGGTACCGACACGTACGAGTACAACTCGTTTCCTTGTCCTACAAGGACTCCTATGTGTTGCCCCTCATATATACTTCATGTAGTCGCACCTAAGACGGTCTCTCGTCTCGTGCTTGTAATACTCCTCCTCATAGTGATTGCGCCTTCGTGCGTCCGTGGTTTTCTCCCGCAAGGGTTTTCACGTAAAAATCCATGTCTCTCTGTCTCGTTTATTTCTCGTTATTATCACAAGTGGTATACAAAGCCAAGTTTCAGATACGAGATTTGATATCGAGAGGATTAGGGTTCCGTGTGCGCCGCCGCACGCGTCTGGCGATCCGTTGATCCGAGTGCAGATCGATTTCTGCTGCTGCCGAGACCGAGCCTGTTTCGCCGATTGGACTCTTCAAATCGCGAGGTGATTTGCCGCAACTGCTCAACGCCTCCATGTACATGCTCCAAGTATCGAGGCTCAATCCGCCGAGTCATTGCGTTCGCGCGGCTGCAACTCCACCTGAAGACAAACCAAACTCCGAGTGCAGATCGAGTGCTACTTCAACCAGTACTACTTTCACGTGAAGCTACTGTTTGACCACTAATTGCTAGTACGTGACTAGTACTAGTTCATTAGTGCGTTGCTACGTCTACCAGAGCTATTAGATTTATCTATTTATGGCCTCcatgaagtactccctccgtccagaaatacttgtcggagaaatgcataaaaatgaatgtatctagaactaaaatacatctagatacattcatttttccgacgagtatttccggacggagggagtacgattTTCCGCTGCTGGACCGTGACACAAGGTTTACCCTATGGAAGTCAAGATGCGGGCTTTGTTGCCACAGTCCGACTATGATGAAGCACTGGATAGTTTTGGGAAGAATAGAATTCAAGACTGGACTGTTGAGGAGAAAAGAATTGATTGTAAGGCTTTGTCACAAATTCAACTCCATTTGCAtaataatattttgcaggaagttTTCAGCGAGAAAACTGCCGccgctctatggttaaagttggAAGGGATTTGCATGACTAAAGATCTCACCATCAAGATGCATCTGAAGCAAAAATTATTCCTGCGTAGGTTACCCGAGGGAGATAATGTTTTGAATCATATTTCAAAATTTAAAGAGATCATGTCCGATCTAGCTGCAATGGAGGTTAAGTATGAAGAGGAAGATACTGCTTCAATGTTACTTTGTTCTCTGCCAAGTTCTTATACCAATTTTAGAGACACCATATTATACAGTTGTGATACTCTCACACTTGATGAAGTTTATGAAGCTTTGAACTCTAATGAGAAGATGAAATTACTGGTGCCTCATGATGGTTCGAGTTCATCCCAAGCCGAGGGATTGTCTGTTCGTGGCAGGACAAAGGAGAAGAACTCACATAATGGAAACAGAGGCAAAAGTAAAAACGGATACAGGGGTCGGTCGCAATCCAGAGACAAGAAGTATTGCAGGTATTGCAAGAGAGACGGGCATGGCATCTCTGAGTGTTTCAAGTTGCAGAACAAGGAAAAGAGGAAAGGTAACAAACAAGGTGAAAATTCTGCTAACGTTGCTCGTGATGATAGTTCCGATGATGCTCTTGTCGTTATTGCTGGATGTGCTGAGACCAATGATGAGTGGGTACTTGATACTGCATGTACTTTTCATATGTACCAGCATAGAGATTGGTTTACTACTTTTGATTCCACTACTTCTACTGGTTCCGTTCTGGGTTTTGATAATTCACCATGCAAGATTGAAGGCATAGGTTCCGTTCGAATTAAGATGTTTGATGGCACAACCAATACTTTGGCAGATGTTCGGTATATTCCGAAGATGAAGAGAAATCTTATCTCTGTTAGTGTCCTTGATGCAAAGGGGTACAAGTATTCAGGTGGAGATAGTGTTTTGAAGGTCACCAAAGGCTCCCTTGTTGTGATGAAAGGTGACTTAAGTTTGACCAATGGTCTTTATTACCTTCGAGGTTCTACCGTTTCGGGTAACACTACTCCAGTTATTTCAAAGAATTCTGATTGTGATGCTGCTAACCTTTGGCATATGCATCTTGGACATGAGTGAACTTGGTTTAGCAGAGTTAAATAAGAGAAGTCTTCTTGATGGATATGAACCTGGTAAATTGAAATTTTGTGAGCATTGTATCTTCGGCAAACACAAGAGGGTGAAGTTCAACATTTCGACTCATACAACTGAAGGTATTCTTGATTATGTGCATTCTGATTTATGGGGACTATCTTGCAAGAAGTCACTAGGTGGTGCTAGTTATATGCTGACTATTATTGATGATTATTCGAGAAAAGTTTGGCATTATTTCTTGAAGCATAAATATGAAGCATTCTCAACATTTAAGGAGTGGAAGATTATGATTGAGAGACAAACTGAAAAGAAAGTAAAGATACTTCGCACTGATAATGGTATGGAATTCTGTTCTAAGCAATTTAAGAATTATTGCAAGTCTGAAGGCATTGTCAGACATTACACCGTTCCTTATActcctcaacaaaacggtgttgctgAGCGTATGAACATGACCATTATTTCCAGAGCCCGTTGCATGTTGTCCAATGCAGGTTTGCATAGGCGTTTTTGGGCTGAGGACGCTTCCACTGCTTGTTACCTCATTAACCGTTCACCATCTATTGCTCTTAATAAGAAAACTCCAAGTGAGGTATGGTCTGGTTCACCTGCTGATTATTCACAGTTGAGAGTTTTTGGTTGCACTACTTATGCTCATGTTGATAATGGAAAATTGGAGCCTAGAGCTGTTAAGTGCATCTTTCTTGGTTATAAGTCTGGTGTTAAAGGTTTTAAATTGTGGAATCCTGAAACCCAGAAGGTGGTTATTAGCAGAAATGTTATCTTTAATGAATCTACTATGTTACATGATGTTTCATCTACTAATGTTCCCGTTGAGAGTGAACAACAGCCTATTGTTCAGGAGCCTACTGTTCAGGTGGAGCATGTTATTGATTCAGGTAATACATCTGGTAATGAAATTGTTGATGCACATGATGGACCTGTCGTTAATGATGATCATGTCACTCCCACTCCAAATCAGCCTATTGTTCCGCCCAGCTGGAATCTCGCACGTGACAGAGTTAGGCAGGGTACTAATAAACCTGACAGGTTAATTGAAGAGTGCAATATTGTTTCTTTTGCTTTATCTGTTGTAGAGGAAATTGAAGGTAATGCTGAGCCTTCTTTATATTCTGAGGCTATTATTTCTAGTGATAGTAATAAGTGGATGGCTGCTATGCATGATGAGATGGAATCACTTGAAAAGAATGGGACTTGGGATTTAGCAAAATTACCTAGAGAGAAGAAACCTATTCGTTGCAAGTGGGTTTTCAAGAGGAAAGAAGATGTTTCTCCTAACGATGAGACAAGATATAAAGCAAGGTTAGTTGCTAAAGGTTACAGTCAGATTCCAGGTATTGACTATAACAAAGTTTTTTCTCCTGTTGTGAAGCATAGCTCTATTCGCACTTTACTCAGTATTgttgccatgcatgatcttgagcttgaacaattggatgttaaaactgcatttttacatggagaattagaagaggatatttatatggaacaacctgAAGGTTTTGTTATTCCTGGAAAAGAAAAGCTTGTCTGTAAGTTAAAGAAATCTCTTTATGGATTGAAGCAATCCCCCTAGACAGCGGTACAAGAGATTTGACACTTTTATGCTCTCTCAAGGTTTCAAAAGGTCTAATTTTGATAGTTGTGTTTATTTGAAAATTGTCAATGGTTCAGCTATTTATTTGCtcctttatgttgatgatatgctAATTGCTGCAAAGAGTATATCAGAGATTAATGAACTAAAGAAGCAATTGAGTAATgaatttgagatgaaggatttgggtgcAGCAAAGAAAATACTTGGCATGGAAATATCCAGAGATAGACCGTTTAGAAAAGTATATCTAAGTCAGAAGGGATATATTGATAAAGTTCTTCGTcgttttaatatgcataatgccaAGCCGGTGAGTACTACGTTAGCTGCACACTTCAAATTATCATCAGCTTTATGTCCTAAGTAAAATGCAGATATTGAGTACATGTCTAGAGTTCCCTATTCAAGTGGAGTTGGTTCACTTATGTATGCCATGGTTTGTTCTCGTCCGGATTTATCATATGCATTGAGTGTTGTTAGTAGATACATGGCTAATCCTGGAAAAGAGCATTGGAAAGCAGTTCAATGGATTTTTAGATACCTGCGAGGTACTTCTAATGCTTATTTACAGTTTGGGAAAACTAGAGATGGACTTGTTGGTTTTGTTGAT contains:
- the LOC109782819 gene encoding uncharacterized protein At2g23090 gives rise to the protein MGGGNAQKSKMARERNLEKLKGGKGSQLEANKKAMNIQCKICMQTFICTTSEAKCKEHAEAKHPKSDLVQCFPHLKQ